From Argopecten irradians isolate NY chromosome 2, Ai_NY, whole genome shotgun sequence, the proteins below share one genomic window:
- the LOC138316566 gene encoding putative per-hexamer repeat protein 5 — MVTGVEVGLVTGVGVGLDTGVGVGLVTGVELGLVTGVEVGLITAVEVGLITAVEVVRTDYGSGGLGTGVGVSPETGVDIGLVTGVELGLVTGVEVGLITGVEVGLVTGEVEGLVTGVEEGLVTGVEVGMVTGVEVGLVTGVGVGLDTGVGVGLVTGVELGLVTGVEVCLVTGVEVGLVTGVEVGLVTGVGVGLGTGVGVSPETGVDIGLVTGVELGLVTGVEVGLITGVEVGLVTGEVEGLVTGVEEGLVTGVEVGMVTGVEVGLVTGVGVGLDTGVGVGLVTGVELGLVTGVEVGLITAVEVGLITAVEVVRTDYGSGGRPSNRS; from the exons ATGGTTACGGGAGTGGAAGTAGGTCTGGTTACGGGAGTTGGTGTAGGCCTGGATACGGGTGTTGGTGTAGGTCTGGTTACGGGAGTGGAGCTAGGCCTTGTTACGGGAGTGGAAGTAGGACTGATTACGGCAGTGGAAGTAGGACTGATTACGGCAGTGGAGGTAGTTAGGACTGATTACGGGAGTGGAG GCCTGGGTACGGGAGTTGGTGTGAGCCCGGAAACAGGAGTGGATATAGGCCTGGTTACGGGAGTGGAGCTAGGCCTGGTTACTGGAGTGGAAGTAGGACTGATTACGGGAGTGGAAGTAGGCCTGGTAACGGGTGAGGTAGAAGGCCTGGTAACGGGAGTGGAAGAAGGCCTGGTTACGGGAGTTGAAGTAGGCATGGTTACGGGAGTGGAAGTAGGTCTGGTTACGGGAGTTGGTGTAGGCCTGGATACGGGTGTTGGTGTAGGTCTGGTTACGGGAGTGGAGCTAGGCCTGGTAACGGGAGTAGAAGTATGCCTGGTTACGGGAGTTGAAGTAGGCCTGGTTACGGGAGTTGAAGTAGGCCTGGTTACGGGAGTTGGTGTAGGCCTGGGTACGGGAGTTGGTGTGAGCCCGGAAACAGGAGTGGATATAGGCCTGGTTACGGGAGTGGAGCTAGGCCTGGTTACTGGAGTGGAAGTAGGACTGATTACGGGAGTGGAAGTAGGCCTGGTAACGGGTGAGGTAGAAGGCCTGGTAACGGGAGTGGAAGAAGGCCTGGTTACGGGAGTTGAAGTAGGCATGGTTACGGGAGTGGAAGTAGGTCTGGTTACGGGAGTTGGTGTAGGCCTGGATACGGGTGTTGGTGTAGGTCTGGTTACGGGAGTGGAGCTAGGCCTTGTTACGGGAGTGGAAGTAGGACTGATTACGGCAGTGGAAGTAGGACTGATTACGGCAGTGGAGGTAGTTAGGACTGATTACGGCAGTGGAGGTAGGCCTAGTAACAGGAGTTGA
- the LOC138316567 gene encoding putative per-hexamer repeat protein 5, whose amino-acid sequence MVTGVEVGLVTGVEVGLVTGEVVGLVTGVEEGLGSGSGSLVTGVEVGLVTGVGVGLGTGVGVSPETGVDIGLVTGVELGLVTGVEVGLITGVEVGLVTGEVEGLVTGVEEGLVTGVEVGMVTGVEVGLVTGVGVGLDTGVGVGLVTGVELGLVTGVEVGLITAVELGLITAVEVVRTDYGSGGRPSNRS is encoded by the exons ATGGTTACGGGAGTGGAAGTAGGCCTGGTAACGGGAGTGGAAGTAGGCCTGGTAACGGGTGAGGTAGTAGGCCTGGTAACAGGAGTGGAAGAAGGCCTTGGTAGCGGGAGCGGAA GCCTGGTTACGGGAGTTGAAGTAGGCCTGGTTACGGGAGTTGGTGTAGGCCTGGGTACGGGAGTTGGTGTGAGCCCGGAAACAGGAGTGGATATAGGCCTGGTTACGGGAGTGGAGCTAGGCCTGGTTACTGGAGTGGAAGTAGGACTGATTACGGGAGTGGAAGTAGGCCTGGTAACGGGTGAGGTAGAAGGCCTGGTAACGGGAGTGGAAGAAGGCCTGGTTACGGGAGTTGAAGTAGGCATGGTTACGGGAGTGGAAGTAGGTCTGGTTACGGGAGTTGGTGTAGGCCTGGATACGGGTGTTGGTGTAGGTCTGGTTACGGGAGTGGAGCTAGGCCTTGTTACGGGAGTGGAAGTAGGACTGATTACGGCAGTGGAATTAGGACTGATTACGGCAGTGGAGGTAGTTAGGACTGATTACGGCAGTGGAGGTAGGCCTAGTAACAGGAGTTGA
- the LOC138316564 gene encoding putative per-hexamer repeat protein 5, with product MVTGVEVGLVTGVGVGLDTGVGVGLVTGVELGLVTEWKPGYGSWCVSPETGVDIGLVTGVELGLVTGVEVGLITGVEVGLVTGEVEGLVTGVEEGLVTGVEVGMVTGVEVGLVTGVEVGLGLRRTEVGSRPGYGSGSRPGNGSRSRPGYGSGSRPGNGS from the exons ATGGTTACGGGAGTGGAAGTAGGTCTGGTTACGGGAGTTGGTGTAGGCCTGGATACGGGTGTTGGTGTAGGTCTGGTTACGGGAGTGGAGCTAGGCCTTGTTACGGAGTGGAA GCCTGGGTACGGGAGTTGGTGTGTGAGCCCGGAAACAGGAGTGGATATAGGCCTGGTTACGGGAGTGGAGCTAGGCCTGGTTACTGGAGTGGAAGTAGGACTGATTACGGGAGTGGAAGTAGGCCTGGTAACGGGTGAGGTAGAAGGCCTGGTAACGGGAGTGGAAGAAGGCCTGGTTACGGGAGTTGAAGTAGGCATGGTTACGGGAGTGGAAGTAGGTCTGGTTACGGGAGTGGAAGTAGGCCTGGGATTACGGCGAACGGAAGTTGGAAGTAGGCCTGGTTACGGGAGTGGAAGTAGGCCTGGTAACGGGAGTAGAAGTAGGCCTGGTTACGGGAGTGGAAGTAGGCCTGGTAACGGGAGTTGA
- the LOC138316565 gene encoding putative per-hexamer repeat protein 5 yields MVTGVEVGLVTGVGVGLDTGVGVGLVTGVELGLVTGVEVGLITAVEVGLITAVEVVRTDYGSGVEEGLVTGVEVGLVTGVEVCLVTGVEVGLVTGVEVGLVTGVGVGLGTGVGVSPETGVDIGLVTGVELGLVTGVEVGLITGVEVGLVTGEVEGLVTGVEEGLVTGVEVGMVTGVEVGLVTGVGVGLDTGVGVGLVTGVELGLVTGVEVGLITAVELGLITAVEVVRTDYGSGGRPSNRS; encoded by the exons ATGGTTACGGGAGTGGAAGTAGGTCTGGTTACGGGAGTTGGTGTAGGCCTGGATACGGGTGTTGGTGTAGGTCTGGTTACGGGAGTGGAGCTAGGCCTTGTTACGGGAGTGGAAGTAGGACTGATTACGGCAGTGGAAGTAGGACTGATTACGGCAGTGGAGGTAGTTAGGACTGATTACGGCAGTGGAG TGGAAGAAGGCCTGGTTACGGGAGTGGAGGTAGGCCTGGTAACGGGAGTAGAAGTATGCCTGGTTACGGGAGTTGAAGTAGGCCTGGTTACGGGAGTTGAAGTAGGCCTGGTTACGGGAGTTGGTGTAGGCCTGGGTACGGGAGTTGGTGTGAGCCCGGAAACAGGAGTGGATATAGGCCTGGTTACGGGAGTGGAGCTAGGCCTGGTTACTGGAGTGGAAGTAGGACTGATTACGGGAGTGGAAGTAGGCCTGGTAACGGGTGAGGTAGAAGGCCTGGTAACGGGAGTGGAAGAAGGCCTGGTTACGGGAGTTGAAGTAGGCATGGTTACGGGAGTGGAAGTAGGTCTGGTTACGGGAGTTGGTGTAGGCCTGGATACGGGTGTTGGTGTAGGTCTGGTTACGGGAGTGGAGCTAGGCCTTGTTACGGGTGTGGAAGTAGGACTGATTACGGCAGTGGAATTAGGACTGATTACGGCAGTGGAGGTAGTTAGGACTGATTACGGCAGTGGAGGTAGGCCTAGTAACAGGAGTTGA
- the LOC138316563 gene encoding uncharacterized protein, which translates to MVTGVEVGLVTGVGVGLDTGVGVGLDTGVDIGLVTGVELGLVTGVEVGLITAVEVGLITAVEVGLVTGVERGLVTGVEVGLVTGVEVCLVTGVEVCLVTGVEVCMDTGVKVGLVTGVGVGLDTGVDIGLVTGLELGLVTGVDIGLVTVVEVHVGLPTGVEVGLVTRVEVGLVTGSGGMLVTGVEVAW; encoded by the coding sequence ATGGTTACGGGAGTGGAAGTAGGTCTGGTTACGGGAGTTGGTGTAGGCCTGGATACGGGTGTTGGTGTAGGCCTGGATACAGGAGTGGATATAGGCCTGGTTACGGGAGTGGAGCTAGGCCTTGTTACGGGAGTGGAAGTAGGACTGATTACGGCAGTGGAAGTAGGACTGATTACGGCAGTGGAGGTAGGCCTAGTAACAGGAGTTGAACGAGGCCTGGTTACGGGTGTGGAAGTAGGCCTGGTAACGGGAGTAGAAGTATGCCTGGTTACGGGAGTGGAAGTATGCCTGGTTACGGGAGTGGAAGTATGCATGGATACGGGAGTGAAAGTAGGCCTGGTTACGGGAGTGGGTGTGGGCCTGGATACGGGAGTGGATATAGGCCTGGTTACGGGATTGGAGCTAGGCCTGGTTACTGGAGTGGATATAGGCCTGGTTACGGTAGTGGAGGTACATGTAGGCCTGCCTACGGGAGTTGAAGTAGGTCTGGTTACGAGAGTGGAAGTAGGCCTGGTAACGGGGAGTGGAGGTATGCTGGTTACGGGAGTGGAAGTAGCCTGGTAA
- the LOC138316568 gene encoding putative per-hexamer repeat protein 5: MWLCVYAWFMFILEIDFAKAGVEVGLVTGVKVGLITGDDLGLVTGAEVGLVTGAEVGLITGLEFKYALATGVEVGLVTGVEEGLITGVEVGLVTELEVGLVTGVEVGLITGVKTGLVTGVEVGLVTGAEVGLVTGVAVGLITGVEVGLVTGVEVGLVTGVEVGLVTGVDSKGVEVGLVTGVEVGLVTGVEVGLTTGVEVGLVTGVEVGLVTRLEVGLVTGVEVCLVTGVEVGLVTGVEVGLVTRLEVGLVTGVEVCLVMEVEVGLVTGVEVGLITGVEVDLVTGEVEGLVTGVEEGLVTGVEVGLVTGVEVCLVTGVEVGLVTGVEVGLVTGVGVGLVRELV; the protein is encoded by the exons ATGTGGCTATGTGTATACGCATGGTTCATGTTCATA TTAGAGATCGATTTTGCAAAGGCAGGAGTAGAAGTAGGCCTGGTTACAGGAGTGAAAGTAGGCCTGATTACGGGAGATGACCTAGGCCTGGTAACGGGAGCGGAAGTAGGACTGGTTACGGGAGCGGAAGTAGGACTGATTACGGGATTGGAA TTTAAGTATGCCTTGGCTACGGGAGTGGAAGTAGGCCTGGTAACGGGAGTGGAAGAAGGCCTGATTACGGGAGTGGAAGTAGGCCTGGTAACGGAATTAGAAGTAGGCCTGGTTACGGGAGTGGAAGTAGGACTGATTACGGGAGTGAAGACAGGCCTGGTAACGGGAGTAGAAGTAGGCCTGGTTACGGGAGCCGAAGTAGGCCTGGTAACGGGAGTGGCAGTAGGACTGATTACGGGAGTGGAAGTAGGCCTAGTAACGGGAGTTGAAGTAGGCCTGGTTACGGGAGTGGAAGTAGGCCTGGTAACGGGAGTGGACAGTAAGGGAGTAGAAGTAGGCCTGGTTACGGGAGTGGAAGTAGGCCTGGTAACGGGAGTGGAAGTAGGACTGACTACGGGAGTGGAAGTAGGCCTAGTAACGGGAGTGGAAGTAGGTCTGGTTACGAGATTGGAAGTAGGCCTGGTAACGGGAGTGGAGGTATGCCTGGTTACGGGAGTGGAAGTAGGCCTAGTAACGGGAGTGGAAGTAGGTCTGGTTACGAGATTGGAAGTAGGCCTGGTAACGGGAGTGGAGGTATGCCTGGTTATGGAAGTGGAAGTAGGCCTGGTTACGGGAGTGGAAGTAGGACTGATTACGGGAGTGGAAGTAGACCTGGTAACGGGTGAGGTAGAAGGCCTGGTAACGGGAGTGGAAGAAGGCCTGGTTACGGGAGTGGAGGTAGGCCTGGTAACGGGAGTAGAAGTATGCCTGGTTACGGGAGTTGAAGTAGGCCTGGTTACGGGAGTTGAAGTAGGCCTGGTTACGGGAGTTGGTGTAGGCCTGGTACGGGAGTTGGTGTGA